The region CGCTTCCGATAAACTGCCATGTTGTGTCGGAAGACCGCCAGGAGCCCGCGCACCGCAGGCGGGTGCGCCACGCACCGGAGGCGCCCACCGCGCTCAGGTACCTGCCCGCCGGCTCGGGCGTGGACGCGCATCGGCATGACGATCACCAGATCGTCTACGCCGGACGCGGCGTGCTGGCGGTGACCACCGAGGCCGGCAGCTGGATCGCGCCCGCGACCCGGGCGGTCTGGGTGCCCGCGGGAACGGTGCACGAGCACCGCGCCTACGGCGAAACGGACCTGCACACGGTGGGATTGCCGACGACCGACAACCCGTTGCGCCTGAGCAGCCCCGCGGTCATCGCCGTCGGATCGCTGCTGCGGGAGCTGATCCTGGCCTACACCGCCGGCGAGCACCACGACGACGGCGAGCGGTCGCGGATGCGCGCCGTGCTGCTCGACCAGCTCCGGCACGCTCCGCGGCAACCGATCCGCCTCCCGGCCGCCCGGGACCCGCGGCTGGCGGCCGTCTGCGCGATCCTCGACGACGATCCCGCCGACCCGCGCACCCTCTCCGCGCTGGGGGCCCAGGTCGGGGCGAGCGACCGCACGCTGAGCCGGCTCTTCCGCGCCGAGATGGGCATGACGTTCCCGCAGTGGCGAACCCAGCTGCGTCTGCACCACGCGCTGCGGATGCTCGCCGAGGGCAGCGCGGTCACCGAGGTCGCGCGCCGCAGCGGGTGGGCCACGACCAGTGCCTTCATCGACGTGTTCCGCCGCGCCTTCGGCCACACTCCCGGTTCCCGCCGGACGCTGCGCTGACCCTTCGCTCAGCGCGCCACCCTGCGCGCGGCGGCGCCCGCCCCGAGCAGCAGGACGAGCGCGGCCAGGCCCCACCGGCGCTTTTCGGCGGTGTCGTGCGCCTGCTCCTCCGGCTCCTCCTCGCGCTCGGGTCTGAGCGGCCTGTCCGGCGCGGTCGGCGGGTCCGCCGGAGGCGGTTCAGGGGGTGGCGGGGACGGAGCCGGCGGCGGGTCCGCGGCCGGAGGAACACCGGGAACCGGCGCGGGTTCCGGCGGCGGAGGAGGTGCAGGCACAGGTGGCGGGGGCGGAATCGGCGGCGGAGGTACGGGTTCCGGAGTCGGTGGCGGAGGTGGCGGCGGAGGTGGCGGCGGGACGGCCGCCAGGCAGCCCGCCGCGTCGGAATTCGCCATGGGCGGCCCCGAGTCCAGCAGCCGCGCGGAGCCGTCCCGCTCCACGCGGTACAGCCGGCTTCGCCCGCGCACCGCGTTCGCCGTGACGTACAACGCGTCTCCGGGCCCGAAGACCGCCGAACCGAACTCCCTGCCCGACGCGATCCGGACTTCGGCCACCACGTCCACGCTGCCGTCACCGGGGTCGATGGCGACCACGAGCGGCCGACCGACGGGAGCCGAGGTGACGCCGTGCAGCAGGCCGGTGGCCGGATCGACGTCGAAGTCGTCCACCCACGACCAGGGATGCAGCGAGACCGCTCGCACGACTCGCAGGTATGCCGGGCTGCCCGGATCGATGTCCACTGTGTACAGCGAGGCGTGGTCGCGGACGTACCAGCGGTTTCCCGAGACCGCACCGGCACTGGGGGCGACGAAGCGGTGCCGGCCCCGCAACGGACCCAGGTCGGCGGTCCGGCCCGAGGAGTCGATGGTCACCACGTGACCGCCGTCCGGAAAGGCGCCACCGCGGTCCCCCGCCGCCACGCCGTAAACCCGCCCCTGCACGGCGGAGTATCCGATCGCGTTGACCCGGTGGCCGAGCAGGCGAACCGGGTTGCGCGCGCCGGATGGCAGTTCCACCGCCGAGAGCGTCGACATCGCCCTCGGCGCGTCGCCGTGCACGCGCAGCATCGTGCACCGCTCAGCGGGGGCGGCCTCCGGCACCAGCGGCGCGGAGGTCAGCGCGACCACCGCCACCACGACCGCCGACCGGGCTGCGGTTCGGATCACCATCGGCTCAGCCGAGCCTGGCCAGCGCCCACCGGAAGGCGTCCGGCTCGATCCACGACCCGCCGCCGAAGGGGTTCTGCAGCTGGTAGATGGCGAACAGCAGCAGCGTCAGCACCCCGGCCAGCGTGGACACGACGATGATGTGGGTGAACATCCTGGTGCCGCCGAAGAGGTTCGGCAGCAGCACGCAGATGACGCTACCCGCGATCAGCACGAACCACACCACCGCCACGACCCCGCTGTCGAACGCGGTGTTGAGCCGCTCCTGGCGCTGCTCGTAGACCTGCTCGAGCCGGGTGGTCGCCTCGGACTTGCGGCCCTCCTGCCAGTCCCCGTCGGCCTCGGCGCGCAGAACCGCATCGCGCAGCAGGTCGAGCTGGGTCCACCCGGGTCCGGTGACGTCGGCCCCGGCGCGCATCTGCGGCCATTCCTGCCTCACGACGGTGTCGGCGTACTGCTTGCCCAGCGCCCGCACCTCGGCCCCGGCCGGACCGGGCAGCGAGTCCGCCGCCCAGGAGACCGCCACCAGGCTCTCGGCCTCCTCGTAGGCGCCGTCGCGAGCCGAACCGACCGTGTCGAACAGGGTGATCAGCACGAACGCGACCACCACCGCGTGCAGGCCGCTGACGATGGTGAAGACCTGACCGGCGGCGTCGTTGTTGCCCGGCCGCCCCTCGTCCTGGCCGAACCGGCGGACCATGTACGCCACGGCGGCGGCCACCAGCACCGCGCCGGCCACCCAGAGCGAACCGCTCACGTAGACGCTCACCGGCCGCCTCCCTGTCCCGCGGCGGCCTCCCCGCCTGCCACCGGCGGCCTGCTGCGCTCGGCGACCAGCAGATCACCGACCTCGCAGTCCAGCGCGGCGCACATCGCGTCGAGGTCGCCGAGTTTGAGGCTGCTCGGAGTTCCCGACCACAGGTTGGACATCTTTCCGGCCGAAATCACCAATCCGGCCTCGGCGAACTTGCGCTGGAGTTCACCCGCCTTCCAGATACCGCGATGTGCCGCCACCAACCGCAGGTTCCACTTCACGACAGCAGTCCTCCCGCAACCCCGGCCACTGCCGGTGACGATGTTCGACTTCGACGACGGCGTATCACGATTCCCGAACGGGAGTCGGTGCCCTGTTGCCGTGCCTACCAGGAACCGAACCCTACATCCAACGAGATCGGCGCGTTGATCCCCGAAACGTGGAATGCGAAACCACGTCACATGCCCCGAGTGGAGCAGCGCGCACCGCGTTCGCCCACGTACGGTCCTGCGCAATTGGTACATCCGAGTCCGCAGAAGCAGCAAACGGCTTTTACCCGACTATCCCGATAATGAATCGGAACAAGTGCACGCAAGCGGCGTTCGGGTGACGGCCGGAGCGATCTTCGACACTCAATTCCGCCCAGCACATGACGCTCTTTCGGGTGACTGTACGAGGCCGAACGGCGGTGCTAGCGTCGCCGTCGTCAACGATGATCGCCGGGCCCCGACACGATCAGCCCAGCACGGTCGGCTCAATTCAGATAGACCCGACTCACCACAAACCCGACGCGCGGATCCCATAATCCCGCGAACAATTCCCTTTCCGCACTCGCGCACTGTTGTCACCACCAAGATTGGCGGTATTCACCGTGACTGCAACGGATCCGGTCACGTCAGGTTCGGACGTGGAAAACGGGCGTTCCCAGCTGAGCCTGGGTACGGCCGCGGCGCGGAACCTGGCAACCACGACCAAGTCCGCTCCGCAGATGCAGGGCATCACCTCGCGTTGGCTCCTGCGCATGCTGCCCTGGGTGCACACCCCCGGCGGGACCTACCGGGTCAACCGCCGGCTGAGCTACGTCATCGGCGACGGCAGGGTCACCTTCACCAACACCGGCGCCGAGATCCGGGTCATCCCCCACGAGCTGTGCGAGCTGCCGCTGCTGCGCGGATTCGACGACGAGGACGCGCTCACCGCGCTGGCCGACCGGTTCCGCCAGGAGGAGTTCGAGCCCGGTGACGTGATCGCCGAGGCGGGCAACCGGGCGGACGCCGTCTACCTGCTGGCGCACGGGAAGGTCAACAAGATCGGCAGGGGCGAGTACGGCGACCAGACCGTGCTCGACGTGATGGCCGACGGCGAGTACTTCGGCGCCCAGGTGCTGGGGGACGGCGACTCCGACTGGGAGTACACCATCAAGGCCGTCACGCCGTGCACCGTGCTGAGCCTGCACCGCGACTCCCTGCAGGAGCTCAACGGCCACTCGGAGTCGCTGCGCGAGCACATCCAGCAGGCGCTGGCGGGCCCGAGCCGCCCGCACAACGACGCCGGTGAGGCCGCCATCGAGATCGCCTCCGGCCACAGCGGCGAGCCGCAGCTCACCGGCACCTACGTCGACTACGAGCTCAAGCCCAGGGAGTACGAGCTCAGCGTCGCCCAGACCGTGCTGCGGGTGCACAGCCGGGTCGCCGACCTCTACAACCACCCGATGAACCAGGTCGAGGAACAGCTGCGGCTGACCATCGAGGCCCTGCGCGAACGCCAGGAGAACGAGCTGGTCAACAACCGCGAGTTCGGCCTGCTGCACAACGCCGACCTCAAGCAGCGCATCCACACCCGCACCGGCCCGCCCACGCCCGACGACATGGACGAGCTGCTGGCGCTGGTGTGGAAGAACCCCGGATTCTTCCTGGCCCACCCGCGCGCGATCGCGGCGTTCGGGCGCGAGTGCAGCAAGCGCGGCGTCTACCCGCAGACGGTCGACATGGGCGGCCACCAGGTACCGGCCTGGCGCGGGGTGCCCATCCTGCCGTGCAACAAGATCGGGGTCAGCGACACCCGCACCAGCTCCATCGTGCTCATGCGCACCGGCGAGCAGGACCAGGGCGTCATCGGCCTGCACCAGACCGGACTGCCCGACGAGTACCGGCCCGGCCTCTCGGTGCGGTTCATGGGCATCGACGACAAGGCGCTCATCTCCTACCTCGTCAGCGCCTACTACTCGGCGGCCATCCTCGTCCCGGACGCGGTGGGCGTGCTCGAACACGTCGAGATCGGCCGGGAAGGCTGAGGACATCGGTGATGCCGGCCCCCCAGCAGCGGCAGCCGTACCGGCTGCCCGCGTTCTACCTGCCCCGGCCCGCGCGGCTGAACCCGGACCTCGAAGCCGCCCGGGCCCGGTCCCGGCGGTGGGCCGAGGAGATGGGCATGCTCGGCTCCCGGGCGGAGCCCGAGGGTGAGCAGGTCTGGACGCGGGAGGACTTCGACCGGCACGACTACGCGTTGCTGTGCGCCTACGCGCACCCGGACGCGAGCGCTCCCGCGCTGGAGCTGATCACCGGCTGGTATGTCTGGGCCTTCTTCTTCGACGACCACTTCCTGGCCCGCTACAAGCGGACCGGGGACGTCGACGGAGCGCGGGCCCACCTGCTGGGGCTGGCCGAGCTCATGCCCGTGGGGCCCTCGGACGCCGCCCCCGCCGCGACCGGTCCGGTCGAGCGGGGCCTGGCGGACCTGTGGGTCCGCACGGCTCCGGAGGTGCCGGCGCGGTGGCTGGTCCGGTTCGCCGCGAGCACGCGGGAGCTCCTGGAGAACCGCCTCCGGGAGCTGACCGGCACCAGCCGGTGCGGGGTGCCCAACCCGGTCGACCACATCGCGATGCGCCGCGAGGCGGGCGGCGCGTCGTGGTCGGCCGCACTGGTGGAGTACGCCGCCGGTTCCGAGGTGCCCGACGTGGTGGCGCGCAGCAGGCCGATGCGCGTGCTGCGGGACAGCTTCTGCGACGGCGTGCACCTGCGCAACGACATCTTCTCCTACCCGCGCGAAACCAGCGAGGAGGGCGAGCTCGGCAACGGGGTTCTCGTGGTCGAGCGGTTCTTCGACACCGACCCGCAGGAGGCCGCCGACACCGTCAACGACCTGCTGACCTCGCGGCTGCACCAGTTCGAGAACGTCACGCTCACCGAGCTGCCCGCGATGTTCGAGGAGCACGGGCTGAGCCCGGTGGAGCGCGCCGACGTGCTGGACTACGTCAAAGGGCTGCAGGACTGGCAGTCCGGCGCTCACGAGTGGCACCTGCGCTCCGGCCGGTACGCCGTTCCCGGCGGAGCGGAACCGCGGGAACCACGGCGTTTCCTCAGCGGGCCGCACGGACTCGGCACGTCGTCGTCGCACCTCGGTTCGCTGCTTCGGACCGTGCGGCCGGGGCTGCCGATACCGCACGGCCAGCTCAGGTACGCCCGGATCGCGGTGCCGGCGATGAGCTCGCCGCATCCCGTGCGGACCAACCCGCAGGTCGGCACCGTTCGCGCCCACGCCAAGGAGTGGGCGCGCCGGATGGGCATGCTCGACGGTTCCGGGGTGTGGACGGCGAACGTCTTCGACGCGGCCGACTTCGGCCAGTTCTCGGCGATGGCGCACCCGGACTCGCCCGGTCCGGAACTCGAGCTGGTCAACGACTGGCACGTCTGGGGGTGGTTCTTCGACGACTTCTTCACCGAGGTGTTCAAGCGCAGCAGGAACCGGGCCGGAGCGGAGGCGTTCCTGGCCCGGCTGCCCGGCTTCATGCCCGCCGACACCCGGCGCACGCCCGCGCCGGCCAACCCGGTGGAACGCGGCCTCGCCGACCTGTGGGCCCGCAGCACGCCCGTGCTGGCCCCGCGGCTGCGGCGCCGGTTCCCGGAGCACGTGCGGAACTTCGTCGGCAGCTGGCTGTGGGAGCTGGACAACCTGATCCAGAACCGCGTCAGCGACCCGGTGGACTACCTGCGGATGCGGCGCCGGACCGGCGGGTCGGCCTTCCGCGGCGCGCTGGCCCGGCACACCCTCGGTGCCGGGCTCGCGCCCGCGGTGTTCGACACGCCGGAAATGCGCGCGCTGCACGAGAACTGGGCCGATGTCGGCCCGCTGCGCAACGACCTGTTCTCCTACCACAAGGAAGTCGACCGGGAAACCGAGGTCACCAACGGAGTCCTGGCCGTGCAACGGTTCTTCGACTGCGGCCTGCAGCAGGCGGCGGCCGTCGTCGCCGATCTCGCCGAGGTGCGGCTGCGCCGGTTCACCGCCGTCGCCGAGCAGGAGTTGCCCGCGCTGGCCCACCGGTTCGAGCCGGGCCGGGCACCGCGAGAAGAACTCGACCGCTACGTCAGGGGCCTGCACGACTGGCTCGCCGGCGAGCTCGCGTGGTCGCAGGTGACCGGCCGGTACCGGGAGCCGTCGGTGAGCGCGGTCGGCGCCGACCTGCCGGCCGCCCCGCTCGGCATCACCGGTGCGGCCGGTTGACGACGCGAACCTGACACCCACTCGTCCACCCGCAACAGATAGGTGGTTGTGTTTTGACTGTCACTGAGCCGGAAAACGCGGTCGACGGCGACGCCTCGCTGAGCCTGGGCACCGCCGCGGCGCGCAAA is a window of Saccharopolyspora erythraea NRRL 2338 DNA encoding:
- a CDS encoding AraC family transcriptional regulator yields the protein MSEDRQEPAHRRRVRHAPEAPTALRYLPAGSGVDAHRHDDHQIVYAGRGVLAVTTEAGSWIAPATRAVWVPAGTVHEHRAYGETDLHTVGLPTTDNPLRLSSPAVIAVGSLLRELILAYTAGEHHDDGERSRMRAVLLDQLRHAPRQPIRLPAARDPRLAAVCAILDDDPADPRTLSALGAQVGASDRTLSRLFRAEMGMTFPQWRTQLRLHHALRMLAEGSAVTEVARRSGWATTSAFIDVFRRAFGHTPGSRRTLR
- a CDS encoding DUF6923 family protein — translated: MVIRTAARSAVVVAVVALTSAPLVPEAAPAERCTMLRVHGDAPRAMSTLSAVELPSGARNPVRLLGHRVNAIGYSAVQGRVYGVAAGDRGGAFPDGGHVVTIDSSGRTADLGPLRGRHRFVAPSAGAVSGNRWYVRDHASLYTVDIDPGSPAYLRVVRAVSLHPWSWVDDFDVDPATGLLHGVTSAPVGRPLVVAIDPGDGSVDVVAEVRIASGREFGSAVFGPGDALYVTANAVRGRSRLYRVERDGSARLLDSGPPMANSDAAGCLAAVPPPPPPPPPPPTPEPVPPPPIPPPPPVPAPPPPPEPAPVPGVPPAADPPPAPSPPPPEPPPADPPTAPDRPLRPEREEEPEEQAHDTAEKRRWGLAALVLLLGAGAAARRVAR
- a CDS encoding DUF4239 domain-containing protein, with amino-acid sequence MSVYVSGSLWVAGAVLVAAAVAYMVRRFGQDEGRPGNNDAAGQVFTIVSGLHAVVVAFVLITLFDTVGSARDGAYEEAESLVAVSWAADSLPGPAGAEVRALGKQYADTVVRQEWPQMRAGADVTGPGWTQLDLLRDAVLRAEADGDWQEGRKSEATTRLEQVYEQRQERLNTAFDSGVVAVVWFVLIAGSVICVLLPNLFGGTRMFTHIIVVSTLAGVLTLLLFAIYQLQNPFGGGSWIEPDAFRWALARLG
- a CDS encoding helix-turn-helix domain-containing protein, producing the protein MKWNLRLVAAHRGIWKAGELQRKFAEAGLVISAGKMSNLWSGTPSSLKLGDLDAMCAALDCEVGDLLVAERSRPPVAGGEAAAGQGGGR
- a CDS encoding family 2B encapsulin nanocompartment shell protein encodes the protein MTATDPVTSGSDVENGRSQLSLGTAAARNLATTTKSAPQMQGITSRWLLRMLPWVHTPGGTYRVNRRLSYVIGDGRVTFTNTGAEIRVIPHELCELPLLRGFDDEDALTALADRFRQEEFEPGDVIAEAGNRADAVYLLAHGKVNKIGRGEYGDQTVLDVMADGEYFGAQVLGDGDSDWEYTIKAVTPCTVLSLHRDSLQELNGHSESLREHIQQALAGPSRPHNDAGEAAIEIASGHSGEPQLTGTYVDYELKPREYELSVAQTVLRVHSRVADLYNHPMNQVEEQLRLTIEALRERQENELVNNREFGLLHNADLKQRIHTRTGPPTPDDMDELLALVWKNPGFFLAHPRAIAAFGRECSKRGVYPQTVDMGGHQVPAWRGVPILPCNKIGVSDTRTSSIVLMRTGEQDQGVIGLHQTGLPDEYRPGLSVRFMGIDDKALISYLVSAYYSAAILVPDAVGVLEHVEIGREG
- a CDS encoding terpene synthase family protein, whose translation is MPAPQQRQPYRLPAFYLPRPARLNPDLEAARARSRRWAEEMGMLGSRAEPEGEQVWTREDFDRHDYALLCAYAHPDASAPALELITGWYVWAFFFDDHFLARYKRTGDVDGARAHLLGLAELMPVGPSDAAPAATGPVERGLADLWVRTAPEVPARWLVRFAASTRELLENRLRELTGTSRCGVPNPVDHIAMRREAGGASWSAALVEYAAGSEVPDVVARSRPMRVLRDSFCDGVHLRNDIFSYPRETSEEGELGNGVLVVERFFDTDPQEAADTVNDLLTSRLHQFENVTLTELPAMFEEHGLSPVERADVLDYVKGLQDWQSGAHEWHLRSGRYAVPGGAEPREPRRFLSGPHGLGTSSSHLGSLLRTVRPGLPIPHGQLRYARIAVPAMSSPHPVRTNPQVGTVRAHAKEWARRMGMLDGSGVWTANVFDAADFGQFSAMAHPDSPGPELELVNDWHVWGWFFDDFFTEVFKRSRNRAGAEAFLARLPGFMPADTRRTPAPANPVERGLADLWARSTPVLAPRLRRRFPEHVRNFVGSWLWELDNLIQNRVSDPVDYLRMRRRTGGSAFRGALARHTLGAGLAPAVFDTPEMRALHENWADVGPLRNDLFSYHKEVDRETEVTNGVLAVQRFFDCGLQQAAAVVADLAEVRLRRFTAVAEQELPALAHRFEPGRAPREELDRYVRGLHDWLAGELAWSQVTGRYREPSVSAVGADLPAAPLGITGAAG